Proteins encoded in a region of the Triticum dicoccoides isolate Atlit2015 ecotype Zavitan chromosome 3A, WEW_v2.0, whole genome shotgun sequence genome:
- the LOC119268772 gene encoding uncharacterized protein LOC119268772: MAATADPTAKTPATQPHRLKPWGPPQPPRGHCVPSLSSVSGGAGAIRDRRRSSTSHRRGGADAVDEGPYDDGLEDLRAKLMGHVHEAADRLRLPPATPQRSPEPEPSAAPLPPPPQDAAAVVAASMPWTLRERKRRPSGRGSTGAASSATPWSTTPAAMARHDGMRGPFAVALDAEEIEEDVYALTGARPRRRPRKRARVVQRQLDSLFPGLWLTEITADAYRVPDGQ, encoded by the exons ATGGCGGCCACCGCGGATCCGACGGCGAAGACGCCGGCCACGCAGCCGCACCGCCTGAAGCCGTGGGGTCCACCACAACCGCCTCGTGGCCACTGCGTGCCTTCCCTGTCGTCGGTCTCCGGGGGGGCCGGAGCCATCCGCGATCGGCGCCGCTCCTCGACGTCCCACCGACGCGGTGGTGCCGACGCCGTAGACGAGGGACCTTACGACGACGGGCTGGAAGATCTCCGGGCTAAGCTCATGGGCCACGTCCATGAAGCCGCCGACCGCCTTCGGCTGCCCCCGGCGACGCCCCAGCGGTCGCCGGAGCCCGAGCCTTCGGCAGCGCCGCTTCCTCCGCCACCGCAGGACGCCGCCGCGGTTGTGGCCGCCAGCATGCCGTGGACGCTGAGGGAGCGAAAGCGTCGTCCATCAGGCCGCGGCAGCACGGGCGCCGCATCGTCCGCGACGCCGTGGTCGACGACCCCGGCGGCCATGGCGCGGCACGACGGCATGCGCGGTCCGTTCGCTGTGGCGCTGGATGCGGAGGAGATCGAGGAGGACGTTTACGCCCTCACCGGCGCCCGTCCGCGGCGGCGGCCCCGGAAGCGGGCGCGGGTCGTGCAGCGGCAGCTCGAT TCGCTGTTCCCGGGGCTATGGCTGACCGAGATCACCGCCGACGCCTACCGGGTCCCCGATGGTCAGTAA